The Allochromatium tepidum genome has a window encoding:
- a CDS encoding DUF4124 domain-containing protein — MTMLRLAPILLSLLVCSPSNAEIYRWVDAEGRVNFSDRPTREAERVDVRFGAPAGSNPANTLGPSSPDEAYRGPYAALDILSPGLDEILTETESGVPVSLQIDPSLIGGHRLLLLLDGNALPVEGAHTQFKLTGLGAGNHRLQLQIRGADDRIVAQSAPRTFQVRQPRAPGQLP; from the coding sequence ATGACCATGCTCAGACTCGCGCCGATCCTCCTTTCGCTGCTCGTCTGCTCGCCGTCCAACGCGGAGATCTATCGCTGGGTCGACGCCGAGGGGCGGGTCAACTTCTCCGATCGTCCGACGCGCGAGGCCGAGCGGGTCGATGTGCGTTTCGGTGCACCCGCCGGCTCGAACCCCGCCAACACGCTGGGTCCAAGCTCGCCCGACGAAGCCTATCGCGGCCCCTACGCCGCACTCGACATCCTCTCGCCCGGACTCGATGAGATCCTGACCGAGACCGAGTCGGGTGTCCCGGTGAGTTTGCAGATCGATCCCTCCCTCATCGGCGGCCATCGCCTGCTCCTGCTGCTCGATGGGAACGCGCTCCCGGTCGAGGGCGCTCATACCCAGTTCAAGCTGACTGGACTCGGTGCCGGCAACCATCGGCTCCAGCTCCAGATCCGTGGCGCCGACGATCGCATCGTCGCGCAATCCGCCCCCCGCACCTTCCAGGTTCGCCAACCCAGGGCGCCCGGTCAACTGCCCTGA
- a CDS encoding RNA-guided endonuclease TnpB family protein, whose amino-acid sequence MKVTRILHAKRPNPGKLAALREQARRLGVIRSEVRQRFGSLQGVGVSDRRIRDAWLRDGRTFPVLANAWKETLRDAKGDITANMEAAKVKARRSIRRHTQDKAEQQRLFAALKGRGWTGDPYLRRIMRREWKRGHNHTHNQIIVRSDNYTTFQLGGRAWIKIPGLEKGQRIAIPLNTTAEPTGTLRIILKDVGLEVHYTIEAEVKHDCGARTLGVDKGYSEVLVDSDGEHHGRELGALLTDTSDKLKAKYRRRSKLRAIANRTRNPRKREHIRRFNLGRRKLDRQINKTQARIRDTVFQAVHTVVDKAAVIATEDLTAPMSGKSFGKNVNRRLAAWTKGVIAEALDSVSSRRGSTVVPVNPAYTSQIDSRNGCLLGKRQGDRFYCFDGVVLDADQNAARNVLTRLSDPDIERFTPYRTVKAILQARTERLRLGLLNQDSSCSPTRALSTESESLKNHHKQLCLGF is encoded by the coding sequence ATGAAAGTCACGCGCATTCTGCACGCCAAGCGCCCGAACCCAGGCAAGCTCGCGGCCCTGCGCGAACAGGCGCGGCGTTTGGGCGTGATCCGCTCCGAAGTCCGGCAGCGCTTTGGCTCCCTTCAGGGCGTGGGCGTGTCGGATCGCCGGATTCGCGATGCCTGGCTGCGGGACGGGCGTACCTTCCCGGTCTTGGCCAATGCCTGGAAAGAAACGCTGCGCGACGCCAAGGGCGACATCACGGCCAACATGGAAGCGGCTAAGGTCAAGGCGCGCCGCTCGATCCGGCGGCACACCCAGGATAAGGCCGAACAACAACGCCTGTTCGCCGCCCTCAAGGGCCGGGGCTGGACCGGCGATCCCTATCTGCGCCGGATCATGCGCCGGGAATGGAAGCGCGGACACAACCACACGCACAACCAAATCATCGTGCGTTCCGATAACTACACCACCTTCCAACTGGGTGGGCGCGCCTGGATCAAGATCCCCGGACTGGAGAAAGGCCAACGGATCGCCATTCCGCTCAATACCACGGCCGAGCCGACCGGCACCCTGCGGATCATCCTCAAGGACGTGGGTCTCGAAGTCCACTACACGATTGAAGCCGAGGTCAAGCACGACTGTGGCGCGCGCACCCTTGGCGTCGATAAAGGCTACTCCGAGGTACTGGTCGATTCCGATGGCGAACACCATGGCCGGGAATTGGGCGCGCTCCTCACCGACACCTCCGACAAGCTCAAAGCCAAGTACCGGCGCCGATCCAAACTGCGCGCCATCGCCAACCGCACCCGCAATCCGCGCAAGCGCGAGCACATCCGCCGCTTCAATCTCGGGCGCCGGAAGCTCGATCGGCAGATAAACAAGACCCAAGCACGGATTCGCGACACCGTCTTTCAGGCCGTCCACACCGTCGTCGATAAAGCCGCCGTCATCGCGACTGAAGACCTCACCGCCCCCATGTCCGGCAAGTCCTTCGGCAAGAACGTCAATCGCAGGCTCGCCGCCTGGACGAAAGGCGTCATTGCCGAAGCGCTTGACAGCGTTTCCAGCCGTCGAGGTTCGACGGTCGTTCCGGTCAATCCGGCCTACACATCGCAAATCGATTCCCGCAACGGATGCCTACTCGGCAAACGCCAGGGGGATCGGTTTTACTGCTTCGACGGGGTTGTGTTGGACGCGGACCAGAACGCTGCGCGCAACGTGCTGACACGGTTGTCCGACCCGGACATCGAGCGGTTCACGCCGTATCGGACGGTCAAGGCGATCTTGCAGGCACGGACCGAGCGCCTCCGGTTGGGACTGCTCAACCAGGACTCCAGTTGCTCGCCCACCAGGGCGCTATCAACGGAGAGCGAATCACTTAAAAACCACCATAAGCAACTTTGTTTAGGTTTTTAG
- a CDS encoding PIN domain-containing protein: MALDTNVLAYAEGLGDERRCNMAIQLVEQLPSSDVVLPAQTLGELSRVLTGKAKRSAAQAREAILSWADSFEVADSTWFAFQSALDLTVDHRLPIWDALILAVAAENRCRVLLSEDLHDGFTWRGVTVVNPFAEPCSPLLSGLLRRVD; this comes from the coding sequence GTGGCCCTCGACACCAACGTGCTCGCCTATGCCGAAGGGCTTGGCGATGAACGGCGTTGCAACATGGCCATCCAATTGGTTGAGCAACTGCCCAGTAGTGACGTGGTGCTGCCGGCGCAGACGCTGGGCGAACTCTCACGCGTTCTCACGGGCAAAGCCAAACGCTCTGCCGCACAAGCGCGTGAAGCCATCTTGAGTTGGGCGGACAGCTTTGAGGTCGCTGACTCCACCTGGTTTGCGTTTCAGTCGGCGCTCGATCTGACCGTCGATCATCGGCTCCCGATATGGGACGCTCTGATTCTGGCCGTCGCTGCAGAAAACCGCTGCCGAGTGCTGCTCTCGGAAGATTTGCACGATGGCTTTACCTGGCGCGGCGTGACCGTGGTCAACCCGTTTGCTGAACCGTGTTCGCCGCTACTGAGCGGGTTGTTGCGCCGCGTGGACTGA
- a CDS encoding ribbon-helix-helix domain-containing protein, whose amino-acid sequence MDTVRWNIAVSPEVDQSVRMFIAAQGGGRKGDLSRFIEEAVRAYLLERAVDQAKTAAAGLSETELTDLIDEAVQWACER is encoded by the coding sequence ATGGACACCGTTCGCTGGAACATCGCCGTCTCGCCTGAAGTGGATCAATCCGTGCGCATGTTCATCGCCGCCCAGGGCGGGGGCCGCAAGGGCGACCTTTCGCGTTTCATCGAGGAAGCCGTGCGCGCCTACTTGCTGGAGCGTGCCGTCGATCAGGCCAAGACGGCCGCTGCCGGCCTGAGCGAAACCGAGCTGACCGACCTCATCGACGAGGCTGTGCAATGGGCGTGTGAGCGCTGA
- a CDS encoding putative toxin-antitoxin system toxin component, PIN family, translated as MCVILDTNVLLGALISPHGPPDAIYRAWRAGRFELVTSVAQLDELRRASRYPKLKTILPAHRIGTMVNNMQRAIVLERLPHLPDGFDTPDPDDAFLPAMAIGGEADYLVTGDRRAGLLQRGNIGRTRIITPASFCAEVI; from the coding sequence ATGTGCGTCATCCTCGACACCAACGTGCTGCTCGGCGCGCTGATTTCGCCCCATGGGCCGCCCGATGCCATCTATCGCGCCTGGCGCGCGGGGCGCTTCGAGCTGGTGACCTCAGTGGCGCAGCTTGACGAGCTGCGCCGGGCAAGCCGCTATCCCAAGCTCAAGACCATCTTGCCCGCGCACCGCATCGGCACGATGGTCAACAACATGCAGCGCGCCATCGTTTTGGAGCGCCTGCCGCATTTGCCGGATGGTTTCGACACGCCGGATCCCGACGATGCGTTCCTGCCGGCGATGGCCATCGGCGGCGAGGCGGACTACCTGGTGACGGGCGACCGCCGCGCCGGGCTGCTGCAACGGGGCAACATTGGGCGCACGCGTATCATCACGCCGGCCTCATTCTGCGCCGAGGTGATCTGA
- the ntrC gene encoding nitrogen regulation protein NR(I), whose product MTRAPNVWVIDDDRSIRWVLDRALRKAEMQVTCFSNGVGILESLRREQPDVILTDIRMPGIDGLELLRQVTSRYPGLPVIIMTAHSDLDSAVSAFQDGAFEYLPKPFDLDEAVSQVSRACRRGREERAEEVSVVRGPDIIGEAPAMQDVFRAIGRLARSNITVLINGESGTGKELVAHALHRHSPRSERPFIALNMAAIPRDLLESELFGHERGSFTGAQARREGRFEQADGGTLFLDEIGDMPAELQTRLLRVLADGEFYRVGGMAPIKVDVRIIAATHQNLEQLVREGRFREDLFHRLNVIRIQLPALRDRREDIPLLMRHFLAQAARELSCESKILLPDAIDRLQQLDWPGNVRQLENTARWLTVMASGKHVHAEDLPPELNAGLSESVRDESWEQGLRRWARQRLKEGREGLLDTALPAFERILIQTALEQTGGRRQDAARLLGWGRNTLTRKLKELRLEPDFVVDEDGASEASQ is encoded by the coding sequence ATGACTAGAGCACCGAATGTCTGGGTCATCGACGACGACCGCTCGATTCGCTGGGTGCTCGACCGCGCCTTGCGCAAGGCTGAGATGCAGGTGACGTGTTTCTCCAATGGGGTCGGCATCCTGGAGTCGCTCCGGCGCGAGCAGCCCGATGTGATCCTCACCGACATCCGGATGCCGGGGATCGACGGACTGGAACTCCTGCGTCAGGTGACGAGCCGCTATCCGGGTCTGCCGGTGATCATCATGACCGCGCACTCGGATCTCGACAGCGCGGTCTCGGCCTTCCAGGACGGGGCCTTCGAGTATCTGCCCAAACCGTTCGATCTCGACGAGGCCGTCTCCCAGGTCAGCCGGGCCTGCCGGCGCGGACGCGAGGAACGCGCCGAGGAGGTCAGCGTGGTGCGCGGACCCGACATCATCGGCGAGGCGCCGGCGATGCAGGACGTCTTTCGCGCCATCGGGCGTCTGGCGCGCTCCAACATCACGGTGCTCATCAATGGCGAGTCCGGCACCGGCAAGGAGCTGGTCGCCCATGCCCTGCATCGTCACAGCCCGAGGAGCGAGCGTCCGTTCATCGCGCTCAACATGGCGGCCATCCCGCGCGATCTGCTGGAATCGGAACTCTTCGGCCATGAGCGCGGTTCCTTCACCGGCGCCCAGGCGCGGCGCGAGGGCCGCTTCGAGCAGGCCGACGGCGGCACGCTGTTTCTCGACGAGATCGGCGACATGCCCGCCGAGTTGCAGACCCGACTGCTGCGGGTGCTGGCCGACGGCGAGTTCTATCGCGTCGGCGGCATGGCGCCGATCAAGGTCGACGTGCGCATCATCGCGGCCACGCATCAGAATCTCGAACAGCTGGTGCGCGAGGGGCGCTTTCGCGAGGATCTGTTCCACCGGCTCAACGTCATCCGCATCCAGCTGCCGGCCCTGCGCGACCGGCGCGAGGACATCCCACTGCTGATGCGCCATTTTCTGGCCCAGGCCGCGCGCGAGCTGAGCTGTGAATCCAAGATCCTGCTGCCGGATGCGATCGACCGGCTCCAGCAGCTCGACTGGCCGGGCAATGTGCGACAATTGGAGAACACCGCCCGCTGGCTGACCGTCATGGCCTCCGGTAAGCACGTCCACGCCGAGGATCTGCCGCCCGAACTCAATGCCGGCCTGAGCGAGAGCGTCCGCGACGAGTCCTGGGAGCAGGGTCTGCGCCGCTGGGCGCGGCAACGGCTCAAGGAGGGCCGCGAGGGGTTGCTCGACACCGCCTTGCCCGCCTTCGAACGCATCCTGATCCAGACCGCGCTCGAACAGACCGGCGGGCGACGTCAGGATGCGGCACGGCTCTTGGGATGGGGGCGCAACACCCTCACACGTAAGCTCAAGGAATTGCGTCTGGAGCCCGATTTCGTGGTCGATGAGGATGGGGCTTCCGAGGCGTCCCAGTGA
- a CDS encoding NYN domain-containing protein, with translation MRRVALFVDAGYFWVQATYIVHRQRLGRESITIDYLQLRAELIHLAQAQFPDADLLRVYWYDGPGTYGKTAGHQAIEDLDDFKLRLGTRNGVGDQKAVDGLIIADLISLAQSKSITDALLLSGDADLTPGVLAAQSMGIRVHLLTMGPAEATSPFLRAEADCKTHWEDDAVKRFVSAARSSSASGNSQQAMAVVPQAGQFPAEQINLADVAQITFDARSDQEKATIPEKGSLPQEIDRRLLRAGRDAAKRSLEDGEKRQLRAELRKVARNS, from the coding sequence ATGCGTCGGGTTGCACTCTTCGTTGATGCGGGCTACTTCTGGGTACAGGCCACCTACATTGTGCATCGCCAACGCCTGGGGCGTGAGAGCATCACCATCGATTACCTTCAGTTGAGGGCAGAACTCATTCATCTTGCGCAGGCGCAGTTTCCTGACGCAGATCTCTTGCGGGTCTATTGGTACGACGGCCCTGGCACCTATGGCAAGACCGCCGGCCACCAAGCGATCGAAGATCTCGATGACTTCAAACTTCGCTTGGGGACTCGTAACGGTGTCGGAGATCAAAAGGCGGTAGACGGGCTCATCATCGCAGACCTCATTAGCCTGGCCCAGAGCAAATCGATCACCGATGCGCTGCTGCTCTCGGGTGATGCCGATTTGACACCGGGGGTGCTTGCCGCGCAAAGCATGGGTATTCGGGTTCACCTCTTGACCATGGGGCCTGCAGAGGCGACATCTCCGTTCTTGCGTGCTGAGGCTGACTGCAAAACGCACTGGGAAGACGACGCAGTGAAGCGCTTCGTCAGTGCTGCGAGGAGCAGTAGCGCAAGCGGAAATTCGCAACAAGCCATGGCTGTGGTGCCACAAGCAGGCCAATTCCCGGCTGAACAGATCAATTTAGCCGACGTCGCCCAAATCACTTTCGATGCACGCTCCGACCAAGAAAAGGCAACCATCCCCGAAAAAGGATCCTTGCCGCAAGAGATCGATCGCCGTTTGCTGCGTGCAGGCAGAGATGCTGCCAAGCGCAGCTTGGAAGATGGGGAGAAGCGCCAACTCAGGGCTGAGTTGAGAAAAGTCGCACGAAACTCCTAA
- the glnL gene encoding nitrogen regulation protein NR(II), whose protein sequence is MTTHVTGPTLERRILDHLNTAVMLFDAGLRLKYLNPAAEVLFEVSARHLLGQPAASLLPCPDASVEERLNEALASCHPFTEREINILIGEGRTKTVNCTVLPLHHFDAEKEVLVELYQVDRQLRITREEQLLSQHQATQALLRGLAHEIKNPLGGLRGAAQLLERELPEAALREYTRIIIDEADRLQALMTRMIGPHRLPRRTPVNIHDVLEHVRTLILAESPRGPKVQRDYDPSIPDFIADRDRLIQALLNLARNAVTAAGRHGCLQLKTRVLRQFTIGSRRHKLVLQVQVRDNGPGIPDEIRDRIFYPMVSGRPDGTGLGLSIAQELINQHGGLIECESRPGDTVFHVYLPLEPSHD, encoded by the coding sequence ATGACGACTCACGTGACCGGACCGACGCTCGAGCGCCGGATCCTCGATCACCTCAACACGGCCGTGATGCTGTTCGACGCCGGGTTGCGTCTCAAATATCTCAATCCGGCCGCCGAGGTGCTGTTCGAGGTCAGCGCGCGTCATCTGCTGGGACAGCCGGCCGCGAGCCTGCTGCCCTGCCCGGACGCGAGCGTCGAGGAGCGCCTGAACGAGGCACTGGCCTCCTGTCATCCCTTCACCGAGCGCGAGATCAACATCCTGATCGGTGAGGGACGCACCAAAACGGTGAACTGCACCGTCTTGCCGCTGCACCATTTCGATGCAGAGAAGGAAGTGCTGGTCGAGCTCTATCAGGTCGACCGCCAGCTCAGGATCACGCGCGAGGAGCAGTTGCTGTCGCAGCATCAGGCGACCCAGGCCCTGCTGCGCGGACTGGCCCATGAGATCAAGAATCCGCTCGGCGGACTGCGCGGCGCCGCCCAGCTCCTGGAGCGTGAACTGCCCGAGGCCGCCTTGCGCGAATACACCCGCATCATCATCGACGAGGCCGACCGCTTGCAGGCGCTGATGACCCGCATGATCGGCCCGCATCGCCTGCCGCGCCGCACGCCGGTGAACATCCATGATGTGCTGGAGCATGTGCGCACGCTCATCCTGGCCGAGTCGCCCCGAGGCCCGAAGGTCCAGCGCGACTATGATCCGAGCATCCCGGATTTCATCGCCGATCGGGACCGGCTGATCCAGGCCCTGCTCAACCTGGCGCGCAACGCCGTCACCGCCGCCGGCCGGCACGGCTGTCTGCAACTCAAGACGCGCGTGCTGCGACAGTTCACCATCGGCAGCCGCCGCCACAAATTGGTGCTCCAGGTCCAGGTCCGGGACAATGGTCCGGGCATCCCGGACGAGATCCGCGATCGCATCTTCTATCCCATGGTCTCGGGCCGCCCGGACGGGACCGGACTCGGACTCTCGATCGCCCAGGAACTCATCAATCAGCACGGCGGCTTGATCGAGTGCGAGAGCCGGCCGGGCGATACCGTCTTCCATGTCTACCTGCCATTGGAGCCGAGCCATGACTAG
- a CDS encoding type II toxin-antitoxin system Phd/YefM family antitoxin, with amino-acid sequence MKTITAGDANRHFSSMLREVASGEVVTVLSRGKPVATISPARSDGRERDSAKCHLLERLRQQKASGERNWTRDELYEG; translated from the coding sequence ATGAAGACCATTACTGCCGGTGACGCCAATCGCCACTTCTCCAGCATGCTGCGCGAGGTCGCAAGTGGAGAGGTTGTCACGGTGCTGTCGCGGGGTAAGCCCGTCGCCACCATTTCTCCTGCACGCTCTGACGGCCGTGAGCGTGACTCCGCCAAGTGCCATTTGCTCGAGCGGCTGCGTCAGCAAAAAGCCAGTGGCGAGCGAAACTGGACGCGTGATGAACTGTACGAGGGCTGA
- the argB gene encoding acetylglutamate kinase yields MTIPTERAQTIAHVLIEALPYIKRFQGKTMVIKYGGNAMVDEALKEGFARDVVLMKLVGINPVIVHGGGPQIGSLLTRLGKASEFVQGMRVTDAETMDVVEMVLGGLVNKEIVNFINRHGGAAVGLTGKDGDLIRARKLLIKRDAPELHVPEIIDIGHVGEVESIDPAIIHMLTKSNFIPVVAPIGVGEDGHSYNINADLVAGKMAEVLRAEKLLLLTNIAGLLDAEGRLIPDLDVGRVQTLIEDGVIHGGMLPKIRCAVEAVQSGVKSAHIIDGRVEHAVMLDLFTDTGVGTLIRGR; encoded by the coding sequence ATGACCATCCCAACCGAACGCGCCCAGACCATCGCCCACGTCCTGATCGAGGCCCTGCCCTACATCAAACGCTTCCAGGGCAAGACCATGGTGATCAAATACGGCGGCAACGCCATGGTCGACGAGGCGCTGAAAGAGGGCTTCGCCCGCGACGTGGTGCTGATGAAGCTCGTCGGCATCAACCCGGTGATCGTCCACGGCGGCGGGCCGCAGATCGGCTCGCTCCTGACCCGGCTCGGCAAGGCCAGCGAGTTCGTCCAGGGAATGCGCGTGACCGATGCAGAGACCATGGACGTGGTCGAGATGGTGCTCGGCGGTCTGGTCAACAAGGAGATCGTCAACTTCATCAACCGCCACGGCGGCGCGGCCGTGGGCCTGACCGGCAAGGACGGCGACCTGATCCGCGCACGCAAGCTGCTCATCAAGCGCGACGCCCCCGAGTTGCACGTCCCCGAGATCATCGACATCGGCCATGTCGGCGAGGTCGAGAGCATCGACCCGGCCATCATCCACATGCTGACCAAGAGCAACTTCATCCCGGTGGTCGCCCCGATCGGTGTCGGCGAAGACGGGCATTCCTACAACATCAACGCCGATTTGGTCGCCGGCAAGATGGCCGAGGTGCTGCGGGCCGAGAAGCTCCTGCTCCTGACCAACATCGCCGGTCTGCTCGATGCCGAGGGCCGGCTCATCCCGGATCTCGACGTCGGGCGCGTGCAGACGCTGATCGAGGACGGCGTGATCCACGGCGGCATGCTGCCCAAGATCCGCTGCGCCGTCGAAGCCGTGCAGTCGGGCGTCAAGTCGGCGCACATCATCGACGGGCGGGTGGAGCATGCCGTCATGCTCGATCTCTTCACCGATACCGGCGTCGGCACCCTGATTCGGGGCCGGTGA
- a CDS encoding IS607 family transposase: protein MSKQYSIGEFAKRLGRSPQTIRRWETEGKLQAKRLPSGHRYFDESDVRLMLGGAPKTRDVVVYCRVSSAGQKDDLASQVRAMEAYCLGAGIAVDEWIQEIGGGMNFKRKRFLALVDRIRRGDVRQLLIAHKDRLMRFGFDFFAHIAAENGCEIVVVNQESLSPEQEMVEDLMAIVHTFSCRLHGMRKYKQSIKEDFAGLSLHQPKDLCE from the coding sequence ATGAGCAAGCAATACAGCATTGGCGAGTTTGCCAAACGCCTTGGGCGGTCGCCACAGACGATCCGGCGCTGGGAAACTGAAGGGAAGCTGCAAGCCAAGCGGCTGCCGTCGGGGCATCGGTATTTCGATGAGTCCGACGTGCGTTTGATGCTGGGTGGGGCACCGAAGACGCGCGACGTGGTGGTCTACTGCCGCGTGTCGAGTGCCGGGCAAAAAGACGATCTCGCCTCGCAGGTGCGGGCGATGGAGGCTTACTGTCTGGGCGCGGGGATCGCGGTCGATGAATGGATCCAAGAGATCGGCGGCGGGATGAACTTCAAGCGCAAGCGCTTTCTTGCACTGGTCGATCGCATCCGGCGTGGGGACGTGCGCCAACTGCTGATTGCCCATAAAGACCGCTTAATGCGCTTTGGTTTCGATTTCTTCGCCCACATCGCCGCCGAAAACGGCTGCGAGATCGTCGTGGTCAACCAGGAATCGCTCTCACCTGAGCAAGAGATGGTCGAAGACCTGATGGCGATCGTCCATACCTTTAGTTGTCGGCTGCACGGGATGCGCAAGTATAAACAGTCCATCAAGGAGGATTTTGCGGGGCTGTCGCTCCATCAGCCAAAGGATCTGTGTGAATGA
- a CDS encoding DUF2442 domain-containing protein — MNELLDVVKVKARSDFKLELEFENGERRLFDMAPIMDKKPFTRLKESNLFLAARVAYGTVVWPGNIDIAPETLYDRSIPLDG; from the coding sequence ATGAACGAGTTGCTTGATGTGGTGAAAGTCAAAGCCCGGTCCGATTTTAAGTTGGAGCTTGAATTCGAAAACGGGGAGCGTCGACTTTTCGACATGGCCCCCATCATGGACAAAAAACCATTTACGCGATTGAAAGAGTCCAACCTGTTTCTTGCCGCACGCGTCGCTTACGGGACGGTCGTTTGGCCGGGGAATATCGACATTGCCCCCGAGACCCTGTACGACCGTTCGATACCGCTTGACGGTTGA
- a CDS encoding methyltransferase regulatory domain-containing protein — MPIHLVQRGHNRDLLRGNPMTDWTAGYVTEIDYTHGYYAELNPLRAQLALAAAGFAAPAGFAACCELGFGQGLSVNIHAAAGGAQWFATDFNPAQAGFAQWLAAASGARAALFDEAFADFCARTDLPDFDYIGLHGIWSWISDENRAVIANFVRRKLKVGGVLYVSYNCQPGWAAFVPLRDLLVEHHARLTAAGRGVVPRIDESLAFAERLFATSPLYARANPQVPERLKKIGEQNRHYLAHEYFNRDWHPMSVARMAEWLAPAKLQFAASAHLLDAVDAVNLTAEQQALLQEIPDPVFRQLVRDFCVNQQFRRDYWVKGARRLTPLTQAEALRAVRLVLVQPRGDVALKVTGALGEATLTEAVYAPILDALADHKPKTLGELEQALAPKVNFGQLVQAALVLTGAGVTQPAQDKAAASNAQPTTKRLDTALMNHARGSNDIAFLASPVTGGGLPVNRFEQLFLLAKAQGKANPPDWAAFAWQLLAAQGQRLVKEGKALETAEENLAELTAQAESFAQKRLPLLRALMVA, encoded by the coding sequence ATGCCCATCCATCTGGTGCAGCGCGGCCACAACCGCGATCTTTTACGAGGAAACCCCATGACCGACTGGACCGCCGGTTACGTCACCGAGATCGACTACACCCACGGCTACTACGCCGAACTCAACCCCTTGCGCGCGCAGCTCGCGCTCGCGGCGGCAGGTTTTGCGGCACCGGCGGGCTTCGCCGCCTGCTGCGAACTGGGCTTCGGCCAGGGGCTGAGCGTCAACATCCACGCGGCCGCTGGCGGCGCCCAGTGGTTTGCCACCGACTTCAACCCCGCGCAGGCGGGCTTTGCGCAGTGGCTTGCGGCCGCCTCGGGCGCCCGCGCCGCGCTCTTTGACGAAGCCTTTGCCGACTTCTGCGCCCGCACGGATCTCCCCGACTTTGACTACATTGGTCTCCACGGCATCTGGAGCTGGATTTCCGACGAGAACCGCGCGGTGATCGCCAATTTTGTGCGCCGCAAACTCAAAGTGGGCGGGGTGCTTTACGTCAGCTACAACTGCCAGCCCGGCTGGGCGGCCTTTGTGCCGCTGCGCGACCTGTTGGTTGAACACCACGCGCGACTCACCGCTGCCGGGCGCGGGGTGGTGCCGCGCATCGACGAGTCGCTGGCCTTTGCCGAACGGCTTTTTGCCACGAGCCCCCTCTACGCCCGCGCTAACCCCCAGGTGCCCGAGCGCCTGAAAAAAATCGGCGAGCAAAACCGCCACTATCTGGCCCACGAATACTTCAACCGCGACTGGCACCCGATGTCGGTAGCGCGCATGGCCGAATGGCTCGCGCCCGCCAAACTCCAGTTTGCCGCCTCGGCCCACCTGCTGGATGCGGTCGATGCGGTGAATCTCACCGCAGAGCAGCAGGCGCTGCTGCAAGAGATCCCCGACCCCGTCTTTCGGCAGCTGGTGCGCGACTTTTGCGTCAACCAGCAATTCCGCCGCGACTACTGGGTCAAGGGCGCGCGGCGCCTGACCCCCCTCACCCAAGCCGAGGCGCTGCGCGCCGTTCGCTTGGTGCTCGTGCAGCCGCGCGGCGACGTCGCCCTCAAGGTCACCGGCGCCCTGGGCGAGGCGACACTTACTGAGGCGGTCTATGCGCCCATCCTCGACGCGCTCGCCGACCACAAGCCCAAGACGCTCGGCGAGCTCGAGCAGGCGCTTGCCCCCAAGGTGAACTTTGGGCAACTTGTGCAAGCGGCGCTCGTGCTCACCGGTGCCGGCGTCACCCAACCGGCGCAGGACAAAGCCGCCGCGAGCAACGCTCAGCCCACCACCAAGCGCCTCGACACCGCGCTGATGAACCACGCCCGCGGCAGCAACGACATCGCCTTCCTCGCCAGCCCCGTCACCGGCGGCGGCCTGCCGGTGAACCGCTTCGAGCAGCTCTTTTTGCTGGCCAAAGCCCAGGGCAAAGCCAACCCGCCCGATTGGGCGGCGTTTGCGTGGCAACTGCTTGCCGCCCAGGGCCAACGCCTGGTGAAAGAGGGCAAGGCGCTCGAAACCGCCGAGGAGAACCTCGCCGAACTCACCGCGCAGGCGGAAAGCTTCGCCCAGAAGCGGCTGCCGCTGCTGCGGGCACTGATGGTGGCGTGA